The Candidatus Effluviviaceae Genus V sp. nucleotide sequence CGCCCGGGCCTCTCCGGCCCGGGCGCTCGGGGATCGCGCGTCGTGTTCTGTCGCCGGGAAGGCGGCCGTCAGGGCGCCGGTGTGTCCTCCCCGTCGTCCTGTGACGGCCGGGCGTCCCGTGTGCTGTAGAAACGCTGCGTCGGGTAGGCGAAGTCGATGTCGGGCTCGCGGGCGAATGCCTCGAGGACATCCTCCCATATGAACTGCTCAGTGCCGCGCCGCCTGCGCGGCCGACAGAGGTACCGCATGGTCAGCAGGACGCCGCTGGCCTCCACGCTCGTGTAGACGGTCGGCGTCAGCGTCTGGTAGAAGATCATGAACTTCTTGCTCGCCTCGCGCACCATCCTCTGGGCCCGGTCGGAGAGGTTCTCGGCGCGGTCCTTGATGACCTCCTCCAGAATGGCCTTGGCCTTCTTCCAGTCGCTCTCGAACGTGATGAGCACCGGGATCTCGTTCCAGATGTACCGGAAGCCGCGGCTGTAGTTCGCCAGCGGCGTCGTCATGACAAGCCCGTTCGGGATGTGAAGGACGCGCCCGGTGCTCTGGTCGGCGTGGACCCAGTTCCCCACCTCCATGAGCGTGAACTGGAAAACGCGGATGTCGATGACGTCCCCCCTGTGATCAGCGATCTGGATGCGGTCGCCGACCTGGAACGGTCTTCGTGTCACGATGAAGATCCACGCGGCGAAGTCGGCGATCACGTCGCGCAGGGCGATGGCGACACCGGCGGAGACCAGGCCTGCGAAGGTCGCGAACTGACCGAAGCCGGCGAACCAGAGCCTCACGATGACGATGACGGCGATCAGCGCCGAGACGTACCCGGTGACCTTCCCCCACCCGTACCTGGTCCGGGCGTCGTCGGTCCGCCGCCAGACGATCCTGAGCGTCAGCGACCTGAGCGCCCACATCAGGACGATGACGGCGATCGTCCAGAGCACCTTCTCTGAGTTCTCCGGTGTCATCCCTGTCACATCGGCGAACCAGCCGACGAGTGCTTCCATGGAGCCTCCCGCGATTCTAGCGCCCCTGTGCCCAGTCGATCGGGAAGTCCGGCGGCAGCCGGACGACCTCGAAGAGCGTCGCGATCAGCGTGTCGTCGGGTCCGGAGCGTTCGGGGTTCAGGTACTCCCAGACGGTCTCGCCTTCACGGGTCACCTCGAAGGCCCTGCCGTTGTCGGACTCCGTGATCAGCGTGTTCCCGTTGGGAAGCGGCTGGACGGTGCCGCACATCTCGGAGTGGAAGTGGTTGTTCGTGGCTCCCTGATAGAGCCACGTTCTCTCCTGGGTCACGGGATCGAACTCGACGATGCGTGACCTGGTCGCGTAGTTCCGGCCGCCTCCCTTGTTGTCGAACAGGAGGATGCGTCCTTCGGGAAGAAGGACCGGATGATGCTGCTCCAACCACATCCCCGTCGCGATCCACTCGACCGCCTCGGTCTCCATGTCGATCGCCGCGAGCAGGCTGAGCTGCCGCAGGGACACGAGGACGTTGCCCTCCTCGAAGGCCGGTATCCGGTCCGCCAGGGTCCCATCGAGCAGCACCAGGGCGTTCGTGTGGAAGATGTCGCCGCCCTTCCTGAAGTGGAACGAGTTCATCACGTTCGAGAACGGCGAGTTCTCGATGGCCTCGAGAACGGAGACGCTCCTGACCTCGCGGCCGGATGCATCCAGCACGGTGACGAAGTCCTCGAGGATCGGGCGGACGGGACTGACGCGCCGCACCATGTGGGCCTTCCTGGTCAGAACGTAGACGCGACCGTCGTCGGTGACCGTCAGGTCGTGATGCTCCCCCTCGTGCCGCTTCCAGATGAGACGCGAGTCCCGGTCGACCTTGATGATGCCGAAGCCCTCGAAGACGGCGACCACGTCGCCGTTCGGGTAGAGATGCGCGACCCTCCAGTACTCGGTGCCCTCGTTCTCCGTCAGATGCGTACTGTCCGGCCACGCCTCGAGGTAGGGATACTCCCACTCGTGGATGACGCGTCCGTCCATGTCCATGAGCCGCGCCCCCGCGAAATGTCCAGACGTCAGGAAGTTCAACCCGTTCCAGGCGCGGCCCTCGTCGTGGACCGTGACGCTCGTGGCCTCGGGCGCCGGGTTCGTTCCCGACAGGTAGCCGATCGAGCGGAGCCGCTCGAGCTCCTCCTTCTGCGCGTCGGTGAGCTCGGGCTCGGCGGTCCGGCGCGCGTTCCTCCAGCGTCCCGCGGGACCGGTATCCGGCGTGGAGGCACGGGGATCGTTGGCGAATCGATCGTCGAGTTGAGCGTTGGTCGTGCCGGCGGCAAGCAGGACGAGGACGACGGTCAGTCCCGTCGCCGCGCAGCGTCTCGTGAGCGTCAAACGCGTCTCCTCAGTTTCGCGCGGACGAGCGGAGCCACTCCATCGGGAAGCCCTCCGGGACACGGACCATCTCGAAGAGCGTCGCGACGTACTGACCCTCGTCTCCCGCACGCTCAGGGTTGACGAACTCCCACACGACGGCCCCGTCCTCGGTCACCTCGAAGGCGCGGCCGTTGTCCGACTCCGTGATGAGCGTGTTGCCGTTCGGCAGTCTTCTGGCGGCTCCGCACTGCTGCGAGTAGAAGTCGATCGGCTCCTCCGCATGGTAGACCCACTCGAAGCGCTGCG carries:
- a CDS encoding mechanosensitive ion channel, whose amino-acid sequence is MEALVGWFADVTGMTPENSEKVLWTIAVIVLMWALRSLTLRIVWRRTDDARTRYGWGKVTGYVSALIAVIVIVRLWFAGFGQFATFAGLVSAGVAIALRDVIADFAAWIFIVTRRPFQVGDRIQIADHRGDVIDIRVFQFTLMEVGNWVHADQSTGRVLHIPNGLVMTTPLANYSRGFRYIWNEIPVLITFESDWKKAKAILEEVIKDRAENLSDRAQRMVREASKKFMIFYQTLTPTVYTSVEASGVLLTMRYLCRPRRRRGTEQFIWEDVLEAFAREPDIDFAYPTQRFYSTRDARPSQDDGEDTPAP